The nucleotide sequence ggaagaagaggggatgAGGTCTCCAGCGCCTAGTCGCAGGGTCAGCCTCCGCCACGCGTTGCAAGACCACCATTGTCGCGGGTGTCGTCTTCGCGATGTCCTTCTCATCGTCGTCCCCTCCGGCGCTTCCTCCCCCTGGCGTCGCGGGCCTAATCCGATGAGGTGGTGGACGGAGGCCTGGGCAAGGGGGTGAAAGTAAATGTGGTTGACGACGCTGACGAGTGGGTGCGTGCCGGCGTGGGTGACGAAGTCAATGACCTCGAGCGCTGCCTTAACTATGCGGGGCATGGCGTGCTGGAGCGGCGGCCATTGCCATCCACTGCTGGCTCGCCATCCTCTCTTGCCGCCCGTTGCCCTTTCCCGCtggtcgccgtcaccgcccaGTTTCTctcccgctcctcgccgcccgcctctagggagggagatgggagaaGGGGAATGGGGCACGTGACCAGAGGAGATGCTCCCACGCCAACATCGACACCTTCCTCCACGGCATCGCCAGTTGTCACAGAAGCCCTGCTCTCGCCGATGCCGCCGAGAAAAAGTAGCAGAGAGAGACGAAGAAGGAGATTAcaagtcactgacatgtggggcccactattttttattttttatttagacTGAATTACCCTGACATGTGGGTACCACACTTGACTCAGCTGCCATGTCAGCTCCTTTTATTGTTTTCCGGATCAAATagccacgtaagcaccacgtcaatgccacgtaggcatcacgtcagtcaaaaccggggcaatactgccgagggattTAGTTTGCATTGGTTTTTAAAGTTCAGGGATGGATTGTATCTAGTTTTGTAGTTCAAGGAGGAAATTAGAATGGGCGACAAATTTAGGGACCTCAAGTAAACTTATTCCAAGGCAAAAACATGTCCATAAACATTGTGATCTTCCTTCCATATTGCATTCGATTACACCCTAAAAATCGTAAAAAAAAGTCCGTCCTTATAATTTTTAATCTGCTTAATTTATACATTAGCATCATATTGCTAGTAACCAAGCATAAAAAAGGAATATAAAAGGAATAtaaaaaaggaataaaaaagGAATATAAACATAGAAAATCCCAGCCAGAGATATCACTCGATCAATTCCAGAACCACTCCCAGCTGTTTAGCGGCGCCTCCtcatccgccgccaccgtcgccgccacggcGTGCTCGAAGGCGTCGCCGACGAGCGTAGCGTCGACCGGGAGTAAGACGGAGGAAGAGGGGtagtcgtcgtcgctgccggcgccgccgcagtcgtcctccgacgacgagggcggcgagcgAGCGCCGGCGAAGTAGGACTCGGGGCTGTCGTTGCTGGCCGCTcttgccgccgccacgcgcgccgccggcatcgcgacgccgccgccgccgccgttggtggtggtggtgctcccGGCGGCGTCGTAGAGGCGGCGACCTTCTTCGAGCTGAAACGACTTGGCGCTTTCAGGTGCGGCTGGCACGGCGGTTtgctccgccggcgccggcgacggtgacggtgaCTTCCCATTAGCTTGCAGCTTCTCGGTTAATAGGATCACCTGCCACGTGGCACATTTACATCATGATCAAAATTCATTTTCCTTGACTCCATATTGTTGAAAAGTACACATGATCGAATTGCGATTAGTGCAAATGACAAGTCAAATGGACTGTCCGTATTTTGCCAAACACATTGAGCCCACTAATAAAATCTTGAGGTCATTTCTTATCCATAATGGAATTAAGTTGTAAGATTCTACATATCGCGGTTTGCATAAACcgatagaaataaaatttcaaaatttggacCCAAAATAAGttgaaattcaaaaaaaaattgattaaatataaattaagttCATAAGAATTTTACTAATTTGGCCGATATAATATTCTGTCGAGGGACGAATAGACCCGGTCTATTTTttggaaatttcagaaattaCGTTCGATATTAAACCCTGAAGTGGTATGATTGCTCAGAGGGGGGATGGTAGTACATTGATGATCCTTTTATCCACTTCAAGTCTACTATTGTCAAAAATGAAGAATAACAACATAAGTAATACGACGTCTATTAAATATGACACTTGGCTTATCTAAAATAATGATTGAGTTGTGAACATGCGTTTCAAGGTATGAATAATGGTTTAACATTTGCTATTTTTATGTATGAGTTTTCCACAAAGACACGGTGATAGAAACAGCTCGTGCAGTATTATATTATCTATTAAATTATCTAAAGCTGCTAATAATATACCTCTACGGACTATAGATACGATACAACGATGTAAAACTGTTTTTATGACTGTGTGATCGTCAGAAAATGATTATCTTCGGTTCCCTTTGATGATCAACAAACGATGTAAAATTGTTTCTACGTTGGAcggtttgaccactcatcttatttttctaaagaaaatctAAGTATAATTTATTTATGGTGACTATTactaaaagtattttaagcCCAACTTATGATttttatttgcataattttCTTATTATACAAATAATTAAACTTACGATTTAAAGTTAATGGAgtcatataaattaaaatatattataaaaaatctCAATTCTTGTTTAAACCTAAAAATTCTTTTTCTAAAAGTGAGGCCTTAATAATTAGTGGCCCTGACTATGATGTATCTCGGGGTTAGAATCATCTATCTTTAAAATCACGCGAGTTTGTCACTGATACGTGAGTCGGATGAATTCTGAATCCACATATCAGTGATAAAAAAGAAACGATGATTTTGAAGGTAGATGATCTCAGTCCTGTGATCCGTCTCACTCACCTGAGATCGGAGGCTCTCGttgtcggcggcgagcgcggtgcggccggcgaggagctcgTCGTGGGCGGCCCGGAGGCGGTCGAAGTCGAGCTCGAGCTGCTTCGTCTTCCACCTCGCGCGGCGGTTCTGGAACCACACGGCCACCTGCCGCGGCGCGATCCCGAGACGCCGCGCCAGCTCGCTCTTCCGCTCCGGCTCCAGCTTCCGCTTCTCCTCCTCGAAGCTCCGCTCCAGCGCTCGCACCTGCTCCGCTGtcagccgccgcttcctcgccgccgctgacgaCGACCCCTGCTCGTCGACGCCGTACAGCTCGTCGACGAGGTCCTCCATCTGGAGCTCCAGCTCGTCGTGCGTCGTCGTCAGGAACggcctcttccgccgccgccgccgcagctcggcCTCCTCCATCACCGGTGAGCCTACACGTTCACACACGTAAGCAACGCGTTCCAAGCTATA is from Oryza sativa Japonica Group chromosome 9, ASM3414082v1 and encodes:
- the LOC9266289 gene encoding homeobox-leucine zipper protein HOX25, which encodes MCSMDDYSGRLVFSSAGAAPPCSAAGAGGGQMLLFGGHGGFVGGSPVMEEAELRRRRRKRPFLTTTHDELELQMEDLVDELYGVDEQGSSSAAARKRRLTAEQVRALERSFEEEKRKLEPERKSELARRLGIAPRQVAVWFQNRRARWKTKQLELDFDRLRAAHDELLAGRTALAADNESLRSQVILLTEKLQANGKSPSPSPAPAEQTAVPAAPESAKSFQLEEGRRLYDAAGSTTTTNGGGGGVAMPAARVAAARAASNDSPESYFAGARSPPSSSEDDCGGAGSDDDYPSSSVLLPVDATLVGDAFEHAVAATVAADEEAPLNSWEWFWN